A DNA window from Porphyromonas gingivalis ATCC 33277 contains the following coding sequences:
- a CDS encoding magnesium transporter CorA family protein gives MKKYLFAEQGFVEKPDFGADCWVCVETPDAEDMKFLIDTLNVPEDFLSDIADADERPRVEHDGDWHLTILRIPIESRLSGVPYVTVPMGIATRSDVTVSVCYHRAPMLADFLLHTRRKRIKVLNRTELVLRLIYSSAVWFLKYLKQINNEVTISERELERSIRNEDLIHLMMLQKTLVYFSTSIRGNEAVLGKIRASGENRIDEELVEDVRIELRQAYNTVNIYSDILSGTTEALSGVISNNLNTIMKRMTTISIVLMLPTLIASFYGMNVPIAGSGFQYSFFIIVAVSVLLSIIAFVVFRKIKWF, from the coding sequence ATGAAAAAATACCTTTTCGCCGAACAGGGTTTTGTGGAAAAGCCCGATTTCGGAGCAGACTGCTGGGTGTGTGTCGAAACTCCCGATGCAGAGGATATGAAGTTTCTGATCGACACACTTAACGTCCCCGAAGATTTTTTGTCCGATATAGCGGATGCCGATGAACGCCCACGCGTAGAGCATGATGGCGACTGGCATCTGACGATCTTGCGGATTCCTATCGAAAGTCGCCTGAGCGGTGTGCCTTACGTTACCGTACCGATGGGGATAGCTACCCGATCGGATGTAACGGTGAGCGTATGTTACCATCGCGCTCCCATGCTCGCCGACTTTCTACTTCACACTCGGCGCAAACGAATCAAAGTCCTCAACCGGACAGAACTGGTACTAAGGCTCATCTATTCTTCTGCCGTGTGGTTCCTGAAGTACCTGAAACAGATCAACAATGAGGTGACCATCTCCGAGCGAGAACTCGAACGCAGTATTCGCAACGAAGACCTCATTCACCTGATGATGCTTCAGAAGACTCTCGTTTACTTCAGTACTTCCATTCGCGGCAATGAAGCCGTACTGGGCAAAATAAGGGCTTCGGGAGAAAATCGGATCGACGAAGAGCTGGTGGAAGATGTGCGAATAGAACTGCGACAGGCCTATAATACTGTGAATATCTATAGCGACATCCTTTCCGGAACGACGGAAGCTCTGAGCGGAGTGATTTCGAACAACCTGAATACTATCATGAAGCGCATGACCACGATTTCCATCGTACTGATGCTCCCTACACTGATTGCCAGTTTCTATGGAATGAATGTGCCCATTGCAGGCAGTGGGTTTCAGTATTCTTTCTTCATCATTGTGGCCGTGTCCGTCCTGCTTTCGATAATAGCCTTTGTCGTTTTCAGAAAAATAAAATGGTTCTAA
- a CDS encoding response regulator transcription factor — MKILIIEDEPDLRETIQKFLLGERYIVETAATMNEGLDKVLVYDYDCILLDIMLPDGNGLTLLKELKKRGKTENLIIISAKDAIEDKVQGIELGADDYLTKPFHLLELNARIKGLIRRKTAHGAMEIKLGNVSLVPDRFEVAVKGHPLELKRKEYDILYHLMTRPNRLVDKAALAEAVWGDYIDQADNYDFVYAQIKNLRKQMNDAGATIEIKSVYGFGYKLIERLPHRRLCVSLTIFTTMRWCT, encoded by the coding sequence ATGAAAATCCTCATTATCGAAGATGAACCGGATCTGAGGGAAACTATCCAAAAGTTTCTCCTCGGGGAAAGGTACATCGTAGAGACAGCTGCAACGATGAACGAAGGCCTGGACAAGGTGCTGGTGTACGACTACGACTGTATCCTGCTGGACATTATGCTGCCCGACGGCAATGGGCTTACCCTTTTGAAGGAACTGAAAAAGAGAGGAAAAACAGAGAACCTGATCATCATCTCTGCCAAAGACGCGATCGAGGACAAGGTGCAGGGGATCGAACTGGGTGCGGATGATTATCTGACAAAGCCATTCCATCTCCTGGAATTGAACGCCAGAATCAAAGGACTTATCCGACGCAAAACGGCTCATGGAGCCATGGAAATCAAACTCGGAAATGTGTCTTTGGTACCGGACAGGTTCGAAGTTGCGGTCAAGGGGCATCCCTTGGAATTGAAGCGAAAAGAATACGATATCCTGTATCACCTGATGACCCGACCGAACCGATTGGTGGACAAGGCCGCTCTGGCAGAAGCCGTGTGGGGAGACTATATAGACCAAGCGGACAATTATGACTTTGTCTATGCTCAAATCAAAAATCTGCGCAAGCAGATGAACGATGCAGGGGCGACTATCGAGATCAAATCGGTATATGGATTCGGTTATAAACTCATAGAAAGATTACCCCACAGGAGGCTATGCGTTTCGCTCACGATATTTACTACGATGAGATGGTGTACGTGA
- a CDS encoding DNA methylase yields MQVAPQGGIYNYFHSLLPPLSLAPFMPRTPLPSISLFCKGLLL; encoded by the coding sequence GTGCAAGTAGCTCCTCAAGGGGGGATTTACAACTACTTTCACTCCTTACTGCCACCCCTTTCACTCGCTCCTTTTATGCCAAGAACTCCTCTTCCCTCCATCTCCTTATTTTGCAAAGGTCTCCTTTTGTGA
- a CDS encoding copper homeostasis protein CutC encodes MAMQLEICANSATSCQQAELGGATRVELCAGIPEGGTTPSAGEMAVARSLIAIPIHVIIRPRAGDFVYSSEEIEAMCYDIRVVRSLGMEGVVFGCLTPEGGYDEEANSRLLKEAQGMQLTFHRAFDVCAAPFEMLEKLIATGFHRVLTSGCAPTALEGKDMIGALNKQAAGRIGIMAGCGIRLGNIETLARHTGITQFHSSLRHDIPSSMRFRRPEVSMGGTVKIDEYSRPETSADMVRQAVDILQGI; translated from the coding sequence ATGGCGATGCAATTAGAAATTTGTGCCAATTCGGCTACCAGCTGTCAGCAGGCCGAGTTGGGTGGGGCTACTCGTGTAGAGCTTTGTGCCGGTATTCCTGAGGGCGGTACTACACCTTCTGCCGGAGAAATGGCTGTGGCTCGCAGTCTGATAGCTATTCCTATCCATGTCATAATACGTCCGCGTGCAGGGGATTTCGTTTACTCATCGGAGGAGATAGAAGCCATGTGCTACGATATTCGTGTAGTCCGCAGCCTCGGTATGGAAGGCGTTGTCTTTGGATGTCTCACACCGGAGGGGGGCTATGACGAGGAGGCAAATTCGCGTCTTTTGAAAGAGGCGCAAGGGATGCAACTCACTTTTCACCGAGCTTTCGATGTCTGTGCTGCTCCGTTTGAGATGCTCGAAAAGCTGATTGCCACCGGCTTCCATCGTGTACTTACGTCCGGTTGTGCCCCTACGGCATTGGAGGGTAAGGACATGATCGGAGCACTAAACAAACAAGCTGCCGGACGAATCGGTATCATGGCCGGCTGCGGTATACGATTGGGCAATATAGAAACACTGGCTCGCCATACCGGGATCACCCAATTCCACAGTTCCTTGCGCCATGATATTCCGAGTAGCATGCGATTTCGGCGGCCTGAAGTCAGTATGGGCGGTACGGTGAAAATAGATGAATACAGCCGTCCCGAGACATCGGCCGACATGGTCCGTCAGGCAGTCGATATATTACAAGGAATATAA